The Deinococcus hopiensis KR-140 sequence GGCCAGGGTGCTGTCCTCGACCCCCAGTTCCGTCAGCGCCGCGCGCAGGTGTTCGCCCGTCACATCGTGGTCGCGCAGTGGCGCGGCGGCCCGGCGCAGGTCCCGCCACGCGCGGCGCTTGCGCCCCCCCGCGTCCGATACCCGCAGTTCGGCCTGGGCCCGTCGCGAGAGCTTCCTCGCCTCGTGAACCGCCACCTCGTCCCCGGCGCACAGCTCGTCCCAGGTTGCTTTCATTTCCCGTCCTACCCGGCTGCGTTTACTCATCGTTCTGGTCTCCCCAGGAGTGTAATGGTCCGCGCGGCCAGCGGCTCACCAAAGACCGCGTACCGGCGCGCCGCGCCCGGGTTGCCCGGGCCTTCCAGCACCGTGACCTCGGGGCGGCCCTGCACATTCACGGCCAGCAGTGCGAGTCGTCCGGTCTCATAGGTGCCCAGGTCCAGGTACACGTGCCGCCCGAGCCGGGTGGGCGTGCGCACTGGGGTGTGGCCATGGACGCTGTAGGTCACCCCCTCAGGCAGGGGAAAGGGACCGTCGAAGGGCCGCAGCCACAGCGCCGCCGATTCGGGCGAAGGGTATTGCGGGTGGCGCACAGGGGGACTGGCGTGCGAGACGAGCACGCTTGGGCCCTGCGGGGCCTCTGCGTGGATTTCTCCATCGGCCGTCACGTATACCACCCGGCGCAGGGCGTCGAGGTACTCGGCCAGCGCGGGGGGAAACTGCTCCAGCGTCAGTCCCTGCACCTCGCGGCGCACGCTCTCGCCGCCGTTGCCCATCCACCAGCGAAAGCCCTCCAATGCCTGCCGGTAGTGGGCCGGGTTCCCGGTCGCCGAATATTCGCGAAACCACTGCAACCCTTCTTGCGCCATGCGCTCGTGGTTGCCCATCAGCAGGGTGGCGCGGCCCTGACGTTGCAGCGAGAGCAGCAGCTCGGCGCAGCGGACGCTCTCGGGCCCGCGGTCGATGGCGTCGCCCAAGCTCAGCAGGTGCCCCTCGGGCCCGTAGCTGTCCTCAACGTGGGCCACAGCCTCGGCGAGCAGGTCTGCGCGGCCGTGCAGGTCCGGCACCACGATGACGGTTCGCGGCACGCTAACCCTCCCCACCCTCACCGGGCGCGTCCGGGCCAGGAGCATCCGAGAAGGCGAGCAGGGTCTGCTTGCTCCGCTCGCGCAGCAGGCGCGCGCCGCCTGGGTCCGGGGTAAAGGTCACGCCCGCCCCCGTCACCTCCACCCGGTAGGCCGCGCCGTCGCGCACTTCCGGCAGCCATTCGGCTGGAAGCTGATACGTGCGGCCCCGCGCGTCCTCCACGTCGGCCAGGCCCGCGTCCTCGTCCAGTACGTCCACCACCAGCACGTCTCCCGCCCAGGTCATGCGGGCAGTGTAGCCCGCACGCTGCGCAGAAGGCACAAGCGTGAAGGCGAAAGCCCCCCGCTCCCCGTACGGTTTCTCCCGCCTGCAACCTTTGCCGGACGGCCCCCTCACCCGCCTCCGCTACCCTGGGTGTATGAACGGCTCGCCTTCTTCCTCTTTCTCCTCCACGGCCCGGGTGACCCGGCGGCGGGTGTTGCGCGGCCTGCTGGGCGGCGGCCTGGGGGTGGGAGCCCTGGCCGGTGTCGGCGGCGCGCAGGCGTACCGCTTGACCACCGAGCGGGTCAGCGCCACCCTGCCGGGTCTGCGTTCGCCCCTGCGGGTCGCTTTTCTGACGGACCTGCACTACGGGCTCTACGTGTATGCGGGCAGCGTGCGGGCGTGGGTGGACGCCGTGAACGCCGAGCGGCC is a genomic window containing:
- a CDS encoding metallophosphoesterase, which codes for MPRTVIVVPDLHGRADLLAEAVAHVEDSYGPEGHLLSLGDAIDRGPESVRCAELLLSLQRQGRATLLMGNHERMAQEGLQWFREYSATGNPAHYRQALEGFRWWMGNGGESVRREVQGLTLEQFPPALAEYLDALRRVVYVTADGEIHAEAPQGPSVLVSHASPPVRHPQYPSPESAALWLRPFDGPFPLPEGVTYSVHGHTPVRTPTRLGRHVYLDLGTYETGRLALLAVNVQGRPEVTVLEGPGNPGAARRYAVFGEPLAARTITLLGRPER